In Gaiellales bacterium, the sequence GCTGGAGCTGCTCGGCATCCCGTTCCCGTCGGAGACGATCCTGATCACCGCCGGCGCCGCCGCGTCGTCCGGCCGCCTCAACATCGCGGCGGTGATGCTGGTCGCCGCAGTCGCCGCGGTGCTGGGCGCGACGGGCGGCTACTGGATCGGACGGATCGGCGGGCGCCGGCTGCTCGACCGCCTGGTCGCCCGCGGCTGGCCGAAGCAGCAGCAGGTGCTGCGGATCGAGCGGTTCTTCGAGCGGCACGGCGGCAAGTCGCTGGTCGGCGCGCGGTTCATCCCGTTCGTGCGCATCTTCGCGCCCTGGATGGCGGGCGCGGCCCACATGCCGCTGCAGCGGTTCGCGGTGTGGAACGTCGCCGGAGGCGTGGCATGGGTGGTGCTGGTCGCGGGCGCTGGATACCTGTTCGGCGAGTCGGTCAGCGCGATCGAGAATGGGCTGGGGCCATGGGCGGTGGCCGTGGTGGTCGTGCTGGCCGGGTCGGCGCTCGTCTGGCACCGCGTCCGGGCGCACGTCTAGCCTCTGGGGTCATGGCTCGGAAGCCCAAGCAGCTGCGTTGCCATTCCTGTCATCGCCGCGCGCTGCGATGGCTCGAGGGTCGGCAGCGGTACATGTGCGACAGCTGCGGGAAGGTGTTCGACCTGGCGGTCGTCGAGGGGCACAACCCTGGACAGGTCGACCGTCAGATGACGCTGAAGCTGCCCGGCTGACCGGCTTGTGAGGCGGTTCACCCGCCGCCTTGACGACCGAACACATGTTCGCCTATGCTGGGTGGTCCCTTGGCAGCCCGGGCGCGCATCCTGATCTGTGCTCTCGTACCCCGTTTCGCGCTGCGCGTCGCGATGGGCGGGACGCTCGGCGACGAGCCGGCGGCGCTCGCGCCCGAGGCAGGCGGCAAGCCGGTGATCGGCGAGGTGAACGCGGCCGCGGCGACGTTCGGCGTGCGGCCGGGAATGCGGGCGGGCGAGGCGATCGCGCGCAGCCCGCGGATCCGGCTGGTGACCGCCGACCCGGGCGCCGTCGCCGACGCGGCGGAGGAGCTGCTGGCGGCGCTGGAGACGATCGGGGCGGCGGTCGAGCCGCTGGGAGCAGGGCAGGCGCTGTTCCGCGCAGACGGGCTGCTGCGGATGCACGGCGGGCTGGGTCGCCTGCTGCATGCGGCGGAGCAGTGCCTGCCCGCTGGGGGCCGTGTGGGGGCGGGGCCGGGACGGTTCACGGCGCAGGCCGCGGCGGCGAAGGCACGGCCGGGCCGGCCCCGGGTGATCGAACAGGGCGGCGGGGCGCAGTTCCTCGAGCGGATGGCGATCGGGCGGCTGGGGCTCGACGAGCGGATGACGGGCGAGCTGGAGGCGCTCGGGGTCCGGACGGCGGGCGCCCTGGCGGCGCTGCCGTTGCCGGCGGTGGCCGACCGGTTCGGCCCGGAGGGGATCGCGGGATGGCGGCTGGCGCGGGGCGAGGACGAGCACTACGTCGCGCCGCGAATGCCGCCGGATCCGCTGCGGGAGTGGATCGACTTCGCGGATCCGGTCGGGGACGAGGCGACGCTGCACCAGGCAACGGTGCTGCTGCTGGAGCGCCTGCTGGCAGCGCCGCGGCGGGGAGGGCGGCCGGTGCGGACGCTGACGGTGTCGGCGCGCCTGGCGGCGGGCGGGTCGTGGCGGCGGCCGGTGCGGATGCGGGAGGCGACGGGTGAGGAGCGACGGCTGCGCGACGCACTGCTCCCGCACCTCGGCGAGCTGCCGGGAGCGGTCGAGCGGCTGTCGCTCGAGCTGGTCGAGCTGGGCGACCAGGGCGGGCGGCAGGAGCTGCTGATGCGCCCGGCGCACGAGGTGCGCAGGGAGCGGGCATCCGAGGCGGCGCGCCAGCTGCGGGCGGCGATGGGCGAGGGGCACCTGCTGCGGGTGGTCGAGGTGGCGCCGTGGTCACGGCTGCCGGAGGGGCGGGAGCTGCTCGTGCCATACGAGTAGGGCGCTCCGGCGCATCTCTGGACGTCGTTCCCACCCACCAGTAGCATTTGGCACATGATCGGCTGTACGCATTCGCTGCGCTCTTCATCGGAGTTCCGGGGCTCGTCTATCTTGCCGACT encodes:
- a CDS encoding DedA family protein; this translates as MSGLVDWFTSHGYLLVFVTVTLELLGIPFPSETILITAGAAASSGRLNIAAVMLVAAVAAVLGATGGYWIGRIGGRRLLDRLVARGWPKQQQVLRIERFFERHGGKSLVGARFIPFVRIFAPWMAGAAHMPLQRFAVWNVAGGVAWVVLVAGAGYLFGESVSAIENGLGPWAVAVVVVLAGSALVWHRVRAHV